One Ignavibacteria bacterium genomic region harbors:
- a CDS encoding imidazolonepropionase encodes MKSVVILRGKNRLLCREFQTTKLEKENAFYNFAQKISREQCMNIALTNIKQLVTVSAQGGKKLNRGGEMRELGIIENAGIISENGKILWLGTMNDFPKTKTENIETLDCEHCVVMPGFIDAHTHSIFGGSRENEFTMRASGISYQEIAAYGGGIVNTVEHTRNATKKDLKKSARHYLLQMLKHGTTTVETKSGYGLDFTNEIKLLECARELEKEELTTVVPTFLGAHAIPKEYKERKNDYVQLVIEEMLPYVGKKKLAEFCDVFCEINFFSLDDTRKIFLAAKQFGMKLKLHAEELSYLGGTELAAEMQATSVDHLEHISEKGIRALQHSETVAVLLPGVSFNLHHPFAPARKIIDANIPVAIASDFNPGSCMSYSMPLMMTIACTQMQMTPEEAIVASTLNAAAAMDRSETLGSLEIGKTADMLVLDIPNYKFLMYHFGENHVRNVIKNGTLLEF; translated from the coding sequence ATGAAGAGCGTAGTAATTTTACGCGGTAAAAATAGACTTCTTTGCCGTGAATTCCAAACAACAAAATTGGAAAAAGAAAACGCTTTTTATAACTTTGCGCAAAAAATTTCACGCGAACAATGTATGAACATCGCTCTCACAAATATCAAACAACTAGTAACCGTTTCTGCTCAAGGGGGAAAAAAACTTAACCGCGGAGGCGAAATGCGGGAACTCGGCATTATTGAAAACGCAGGAATAATTTCTGAAAATGGAAAAATTCTTTGGCTCGGAACAATGAATGATTTCCCAAAAACAAAAACCGAAAACATCGAAACTCTCGATTGCGAACATTGTGTTGTGATGCCGGGGTTTATTGATGCGCATACACATTCGATTTTCGGAGGAAGCAGAGAGAACGAATTTACTATGCGAGCAAGCGGAATTTCATATCAAGAAATTGCGGCGTATGGCGGCGGAATCGTGAATACTGTTGAGCATACAAGAAATGCAACAAAAAAAGATTTGAAGAAAAGCGCTCGTCATTATCTTTTACAGATGCTCAAACACGGAACAACAACCGTGGAAACAAAAAGTGGTTATGGTTTGGATTTCACTAACGAAATAAAATTACTTGAATGCGCGCGCGAACTTGAGAAAGAAGAATTAACAACCGTGGTTCCAACGTTTCTAGGCGCGCATGCAATTCCCAAGGAATACAAAGAAAGAAAAAACGATTATGTGCAACTCGTCATCGAAGAAATGCTCCCGTATGTTGGAAAGAAAAAACTTGCGGAGTTTTGCGATGTGTTTTGCGAAATAAATTTCTTTTCGCTTGACGACACACGCAAAATTTTCCTCGCGGCAAAGCAGTTCGGAATGAAATTGAAACTTCACGCAGAAGAACTCTCCTATCTTGGCGGAACAGAACTCGCTGCCGAGATGCAAGCGACTTCCGTTGACCATCTTGAACATATTTCTGAAAAGGGAATTCGTGCGTTGCAACATTCTGAAACAGTTGCTGTTCTCCTTCCGGGAGTTTCATTTAATTTGCATCATCCGTTTGCACCCGCAAGAAAAATCATTGATGCAAATATCCCCGTTGCAATCGCAAGCGATTTTAATCCCGGGTCGTGTATGAGTTATTCTATGCCGTTAATGATGACCATTGCGTGTACACAAATGCAAATGACTCCCGAAGAAGCAATCGTTGCATCAACGTTGAATGCCGCCGCCGCAATGGACCGAAGCGAAACGTTGGGAAGTTTAGAGATAGGAAAAACTGCAGATATGCTTGTGCTTG